From a region of the Mercurialis annua linkage group LG1-X, ddMerAnnu1.2, whole genome shotgun sequence genome:
- the LOC126681159 gene encoding zinc finger BED domain-containing protein RICESLEEPER 2-like, with protein MSLACPMFKMPSRWTVNRDCYAMFVDEKLKLKQFFKTHSQRVSLTSDSWTSNQRLNYMCITAHFIDNDWKLHKKIISFVTCSRHKGEYLSKSMETCLQEWGLKNIFSVTLDNAENNTTAMGFFIKKMLTWGSTHVRCKYAHMRCIAHILNLVVSDCLKESGSSFQKVRGAVRYIKNSPLRLSKFKECKKSLDFECKRSLCLDVPTRWNSTYLMLDTACLYQPVFEEYEDVEASFRIDLGDEVPDKHDWDKVRQLCALLQCFYKMTLRISGSLYVTSNNHLNEISDLSTILQDWIKSSDYCLRSTATKMKDKFDKYWGDPNVMNKLIFFANILDPRDRIVYLEYTLNQMYGCHAGKFLYTCVMEDLAELFNDYEVIYKKEVATTATGGNGQSAEPVAQSSQANSVLKERFLQQMLETSGVSGSKKNELEMYLSEAVVANDASFDILRWWKLNSERFPVLSRMVRDILAVPVSTVASESASSTGGRVLDDFRGCLTPKIVEALVCTQDWLRDPSKPVSIEESLEELEQHEEGLQDPSTALNEQYPLVVGAFAGSVGPIFALKSEILQIDFGGGIFWWKDFLVEAYSESLTAVSVCIAF; from the exons ATGAGTCTTGCTTGTCCTATGTTTAAAATGCCTTCTAGGTGGACTGTGAATAGGGATTGCTATGCTATGTTTGTTGATGAAAAGTTGAAActgaaacaattttttaaaactcataGTCAAAGAGTTAGTCTAACAAGTGATTCTTGGACTTCTAATCAAAGATTGAACTACATGTGTATTACTGCTCATTTTATTGATAATGATTGGAAGTTGCATAAAAAGATTATCTCTTTTGTTACATGCTCAAGGCATAAGGGTGAATATTTGTCTAAGTCTATGGAGACCTGTTTGCAAGAGTGGGggctaaaaaatatattttctgttACCTTAGACAATGCTGAGAACAATACTACTGCAATGGggttttttattaagaaaatgttGACTTGGGGTAGTACACATGTTAGATGCAAGTATGCTCACATGAGATGCATTGCACATATTTTGAATCTTGTAGTGTCTGATTGTTTGAAAGAGTCTGGTTCATCTTTTCAAAAGGTTAGGGGAGCTGTTAGGTATATAAAAAACTCACCTCTCAGACTTAGCAAATTTAAAGAATGCAAAAAATCACTTGATTTTGAATGTAAGCGTTCTTTGTGTCTAGATGTGCCCACTAGGTGGAATTCAACATACTTGATGTTAGACACTGCTTGTTTGTACCAACCTGTTTTTGAGGAATATGAGGATGTGGAAGCTTCTTTTAGAATTGATTTGGGAGATGAGGTGCCTGATAAACATGATTGGGATAAGGTTAGGCAATTATGTGCGTTGTTACAATGTTTTTACAAGATGACTTTGAGAATTTCTGGTTCTCTTTATGTCACCTCTAACAACCACTTGAATGAGATTTCTGATTTGTCAACTATTTTGCAAGATTGGATTAAGTCTAGTGATTACTGTCTAAGATCAACGGCAACTAAAATGAAAGATAAATTTGATAAGTACTGGGGTGATCCTAATGTGATGAACAAGTTGATTTTCTTTGCAAATATTTTAGACCCCCGTGACAGAATTGTTTACTTGGAATATACTTTGAATCAAATGTATGGTTGTCATGCTGGAAAGTTTTTGTATACTTGTGTGATGGAGGATCTGGCTGAGTTATTCAATGACTATGAAGTCATTTATAAGAAGGAAGTAGCCACTACTGCCACTGGGGGCAATGGCCAATCAGCAGAACCTGTTGCTCAATCCTCCCAAGCTAATTCTGTGCTGAAAGAACGATTCTTACAGCAAATGTTAGAGACTAGTGGTGTGAGTGGAAGCAAAAAAAATGAGTTGGAAATGTATCTAAGTGAGGCAGTAGTTGCAAATGATGCTAGTTTTGATATTCTGCGATGGTGGAAGCTAAATTCTGAGAGGTTCCCAGTCCTCTCTAGAATGGTCCGTGATATTCTTGCAGTACCAGTCTCAACAGTTGCTTCAGAATCAGCCTCCAGCACTGGAGGAAGAGTGCTTGATGACTTTAGGGGTTGCTTGACTCCTAAAATAGTGGAGGCATTGGTCTGTACTCAAGATTGGCTAAGAGATCCATCTAAGCCAGTCTCTATTGAGGAATCACTAGAAGAGTTGGAGCAACATGAAGAAG GTCTTCAAGATCCATCTACTGCTCTTAATGAACAATA TCCTTTGGTGGTGGGAGCCTTTGCTGGTTCTGTTGGTCCTATCTTTGCATT GAAATCTGAAATTTTGCAAATTGATTTTGGTGGAGGCATTTTTTGGTGGAAGGATTTTTTGGTGGAGGCATACTCTGAGTCTCTGACTGCAGTATCAGTATGCATTGCATTTTAA